Part of the Rhodothermus bifroesti genome, GCCTAAAGAGGCAACTTTCCCATTGACACGCACTTGGCCGCTGGCAATGAGTACGTCTGCAGCACGCCGGGAGGAGCATACACCGGCACGTGCCAAATAGCGGTTGAGCCGAATGAAGCCAGAAGGCGGCTGCGGTGTCATGGCGCATATGGATGGATTTGCCGCAATAAACGACTGGCATCTTAGAGAGTGCCCGAGTGTTCACCATCTAGGCTGTCTAAAAGTGCGCGGAGTTGTTCTTGGCGTATTTGTGGATCCGCGCTTAAAGCTTCAATGCTGGGCAAAGGAGGTAGTTGTTGCAGACTAGGCAGGCCGAAGTGCTCCAGAAAGCGCTGGGTGGTGCCATAAAGTAAGGGTCTACCGATGGTATCACTTCGGCCTACTACTTGGATCAGTTCTAGCTCTTGGAGTCGATTCAGGGCGTGCTCTGCATCTACGCCTCGCAGATGGTCGATTTCGGGTTTTGTGATGGGTTGGCGATAAGCAATGATGGCTAGGGTTTCTAGGAGAGGTTGGGTAAGTTTGACTTTTTCTGGTTTTTTGTAAAGTTGCAATAACGGAGTTATTGACGGAATGGTAGCCAACCGATAACCTCCAGCCCACGTGTAAATGCGAAACACCCGCCCCGTTGCCTCATAAGTCGCATTGAGCGCGGCAATGGCCGCTTCAACGTCTGCTTCCGTTATCGATACATCAAAAGCCTCTCTCCAGAGAGCAACAAGTTGAGAAGCGGAAAGCGGTTCATCGGCTACAAACAGCACCGCTTCTACCGCTTGCATGAGTGCCTGATTTTCCTCATGAAAGGACATCTTCCCTCACCGATTTGACTGTAAAGTCCTCTACGTGCTCTCCCATTTCAATGCGGAGTTTGCCTAAACGCGCTAGCTCCAGCACAGCCAAAAACGTAGCAATCACCCATCCTCGAGGATGCCCTTTAGCCAACTCCCAAAAGGACCACCGATCGGCTTCACGCAAACGCGCCATTAGGTAACGCTGCTGCAGCTCTACGCTGTAAACCTCACGCCGCACCGCATGCATCGGTACGATGGTGCGGCGCGCCAATAAGGCCTTAACGGCTTCTAATAAAGCCGTAACAGAGACGGGTGCCAGTGGCACTGGCGATAAGCTCATGAGTTCAGTAGGTGCAGCCGCTTGCCCACGCGTATAGTGGCGTGCCCGCTCCTCAGCATAAGTCGCAAGCCGTTCAGCAGCAGCTTTGTATTGCAAATAACGCAGCAGGCGATCGACCAATTCCTGCCTTGGATCCTCCTGTACATCAGGAGAGGCTGCTTCCTCAGGCACTGGGCGAGGCAACAGCCAGCGGGCTTTGATTTCAAGCAGTACGGCAGCCATGTACAAAAAATCACTCACCCCGTCCAAGTCCAGCTCTTCCATAAGCCGCACGTACGCCAAAAATTCATCTGCAATCTGGGCTATGGGAATATCAAATAAATCCAGCTCATCCCGCCGGATGAAATACAGCAAGAGGTCCAGTGGCCCTTCAAACGCAGCAAGGCGGACGCGAAACATTCTCCAATAACCCTAGACAGCCACGCGTGCCTGAAACCACGCTACAGTGCGCTGCAGCCCTTCGCGCAAAGATACCTGAGGACGCCATCCCAAAACCGCTTGTGCGCGTGCGTAGCCCAGCACGCTTCGCTGCTGTTCCCCAGGCTTTGCCTCACCATGCACCTCTGGTACAGCAGGATCAATAAGGTCTCGAATCAGACGGAAAAGTTCATTGATGCTGGTTTCAATACCGGTACCGATATTAAACACTCCCGAACCCTCATAAGCCAAGGCAGCCAAATTGGCTGCAACCACATCGCCTACATACACAAAATCCCGCGTTTGCTCTCCAGAACCGTTAATGACGGGCTGCCGCCCCTCCAGCATACGCTGCGTAAAGATGGCTACCACGCCGGCCTCACCATGCGGGTTCTGCCGCGGTCCATACACATTTGCATAGCGCAGCGCCACATAAGAAACGCCGTACTGCTGCTCATAAAAGTAAAGGTATTTCTCTGAAGCAAGCTTGGTAATACCGTAAGGTGAAAGCGGCCGTACGGGATGATCTTCGTCTTGGGGTACGTAATCTGGTTCGCCGTAGATCGCTCCCCCTGTCGAGGCAAAAATGACCTTACGCAGGCCGTTTTGACGCCCAGCCTCCATCAGGTTGAGTAAACCCATGATGTTCACATCGGCATCAAACTTAGGATCAGCAACCGATCGCCGCACGTCCATCTGAGCTGCATGATGCACCAAAACCGTATAGCGCTCCTGAGCAAATAAGGTAAAAACTGCAGCATCGCGCACGTCCAAGCGATGCAAGACAGCTCCCTCTGGGACGTTTTCTTCCCTCCCTGAAGAAAGGTTGTCTAAAATGTGCACAATATGGCCTTGTTTTAAAAGTGCTTCCGCGACATGGGAGCCAATAAAACCAGCTCCCCCAGTGACTAAAATTTTTTCCATTGCAATAACGGATTAAGTGACAAGTTGTGATTAAAAAACGTACCACGGCCTACTTAGGCAACAACACTACCCGCGAAAACAACGGCGCAGCAAAAAGTGCCTTTGCCACTTCCTGCACCAACGCCGCGTTTACCGCATCTACCTCGGCCAAAGCCTCATCTAAACTATAATAGCGCCCAAAATACAGCTCTTGCCGCCCTAGACGCATCATCCGGTTACTCATGTTCTCCTGCCCTAACATCAGCGACCCCTTGACCTGATTCTTCGCCTGCGTCAGCACACGCTGTCCTACAGGCTCTCGCACCAGACGATCCAACTCCCGCTCAACCAACGCTACCACCCGCTCTACGCGACCAGGATCTGTGGCCATATACACACCCCAGTCTCCCGTGTCAGAGTGCAAGTTGACAAACGAATAAATGTTGTAGCAATACCCGTATCGCTCCCGGATGTTTTGGTTGAGCCGGCTGGACATACCCCCACCCAGCAACGTGTTAAGTACCATTAAGGCAGCCCGCCAGGGGTGATGCATATCATAGCCGCGACCACCCAGCACAACATGTGCCTGCTGCACCGCACGCTGCTCTAGGCGCTTTGCAGGTTGATACGCCGGTACTGGAAGGCGCACGCGCTGATCACCTGCCGGAAGCGCCACATCCCGCAACAAGCGCGCCGCCAACGTCACCACCCGTTCATGAACGACATTTCCTGCTGCTGCAAGCACCATCCGAAATGGCGTGTACTGACGCATCATAAAATCCACCAGCATCGCCCGATTAAAGGCCCGCACCGTCTCAGCCCGCCCCACAATTGGCCGCCCTAGCGGATGCTCCCCATAGATGACCGCTTCAAAAAGGTCGAAGATATACTCGTCAGGCGTATCTTCGTACATTTTCATCTCTTCCAAAATCACTTCTTTTTCCTTCTCAATCTCGCGATCTGGGAAGCGCGGACGAAACACCAGGTCGATCAGGGTATCCAATGCCCGTGCCAGATGCTCATCAAGCACGCGTACGTAATAACAAGTGTGCTCTTTCGTCGTAAAGGCATTTAGATAGCCCCCTACATACTCGATGCGTTGTGCAATCTGATGCGTGCGACGACGCTCGGTCCCTTTAAAGACCATGTGCTCAATAAAATGCGAAATGCCCGCCTCTTCGTCACGCTCATCTCGACTCCCTACATCAATCCAGAGCCCCACGGCTACCGACCGAACCGAAGGAATCGTCTCCGTCACAATACGTAGACCGCAAGGCAATTCGGTTTTTTGGAATGCAGTCGCTACGGGAAAAGGATGCATGCGCATAGCTCGAACCTCCAAACATAAAAAAGGCGAGAGCATTGCCCCCGCCCCACCAAACAACTTCTTGCAACACGTCTTTAGCGCCGGTGACCTCCACGACCCCGACCTGGGCCACGGCCGTGCACACCGCCGCTGCGCCCGCCACCACGGGTCGCTCCACCTGAGGCAGGTTCCTTACGTGCTGCCGCAGCAGTTTTTTCCGGCTCTCCATTTTTGGCTTCAGCCGTTGCCTCCGGTGGAGGCAAAAACGCCTTTCGACTCAGGCGCAGCTTACCATCGTCGCGGATTTCGATGAGTTTGACGCGGACCTTGTCCCCCACTTTCAGATAGTCGTGCACATCCTTCACATAGCCGTAATCCAACTCAGAAATGTGCAGCAGCCCCTCCTTACCAGGCATGATCTCTACAATAGCCCCAAAGCTTTGAATGCTCCGCACAATGCCTTCATATTCGGCGCCCACTTCAGGCACAGCTACAATCTGCTTGATGCGCTCAATGGCGCGCTGCGCATTTTCCTGATTGGTGGCTGCAATGGTAACCACGCCCACGCCATCGCGCTCTTCGATCTCGATAGTTGTATTCGTCTCCCGCTGGATCCCTTGCACCACGCGTCCACCAGGGCCGATAACCGCACCAATAAACCCCGCGTCGATGGTGATCTGCGTTAACCGTGGCGCATACGGAGACAAATCCGGCCGTGGGGCTTCAATGGTCTGTTCCATCAGGTCCAAAATGTAGAGTCGCCCACGCCGGGCTTGCTCCAGGGCCTGCTGGAGAATTTCGCGCGTTAGGCCGCTGATTTTGATGTCCATCTGGCAAGCGGTAATGCCATCGCGCGTGCCCGCCACCTTAAAGTCCATATCGCCCAGGTGATCCTCCGTGCCCAGGATATCGGTCAGCACAGCCACCTGGTCCCCTTCTTTGATGAGCCCCATCGCCACGCCAGCCACATGCTTCTTAACCGGCACACCAGCGTCCATGAGCGCTAGTGAACCAGCACATACACTGGCCATCGACGAGGAGCCGTTCGATTCAAGCACATCGGCACTGATGCGGATCGTATATGGGAAGCTCGCTTCGTCAGGCAAAACAGCAGCAAGTGCGCGCTCGGCCAGATAGCCATGACCTACTTCACGCCGGCCTGGACCTCGCAGGGGGCGAACCTCCCCTGTGCAGAATGGAGGAAATTCGTAGTGCAAAAAGAATCGCTTATCGCCCGTGACAAAGATTTGATCAATAAGCTGCACGTCTTTTGACGTACCCAGCGTAACCGAAGCCAGTACTTGCGTCTCTCCCCGCGTAAAGATCGCCGAGCCATGCACGCGTGGCAAGTAGCCCACCTCCATCCAAATTGGCCGAATCTCTTCCAGACCGCGCCCATCGATACGTCGGCCTTCGCGCAGGATCAGCTGTCGCATCACCTCACGCGTAACCTGAACAACCGCCTTGCGAATCTGATCGGCGGTCCACCCCTCTGGCGTAGCCTCAGCCAGTACAGGTTGCCCTTCGGCATCAACCGTACCTAAAAGCGCCGTGAGCGTTTCTTCACCAATGCGCTCGAGGCCTTCATAAAACTCTTGTTTTTCGTAGGGAGCGCGCAGGTGTGCTTCCAACCGAGGTGCCGCTAGCTCCCGAACGCGTTCTAGGAGCGCCTCTGGCAGTACAACAGGCGTGTAGGCAAACGGCTCCACGTGGCCGTAGGCCTCCACGAAAGCACGCTGCCCCTGGCAAAGCTTACGAATGGCCTCGTGCGCTACTTCAAGAGCTTCGAGCACATCCGCCTCGCTAACCTCTTTCAGCTCCCCCTCGACCATCACGATAGCGTCTTCCTTCCCAGCCACCACCAAGTTCATGTCGCTTTGCTCGAGCTCCTTGAGCGTTGGGTTGACCACAAATTGGCCGTCAATGCGCCCAACCCGCACCTCGGCAATGGGTCCATCAAACGGTGCACCCGCCAGCAGCAGTGCCGCCGAAGCACCAGTACCCGCCAGCACGTCGGCATCGTAACGGTCATCAGCCGAAATCACGTAGCAAATGATCTGCACCTCATGCAAAAAGCCTTCAGGGAAAAGCGGACGGATGGCTCGGTCGATTAAGCGAGAGGAGAGAATCTCCTTGTCAGAAGGTCGCCCTTCACGCTTAATAAACCCTCCAGGGATCTTCCCTCCAGCAGCAAATTTCTCGCGATATTCTACAGTGAGCGGGAAAAAATCCACCCCTGGCCGCGGCTCCGAAGCCAACACCGCGGTACACAGCACCATGGTGTCGCCTTGGCGCACCACCACGGCCCCATTAGCCTGCTTCGCTAACCGGCCGGTCTCCAAGCGCAACGTTTTACCCGGCGCAAACTCAATCTCATGAAAGGTTGCCTGCATCATCATCTCCATTCCGTTTTCGGGGCATCGTCGGCCCATAAGCATGGCGGCATCCCCTAGGGGATGCCGCCACGTAGTGCTATTTGCGAATGCCCAATTCCTCGACGATTGCACGGTAGCGTGCAATGTCCTCTCGCATCAAATAATCAAGCAAACGACGCCGCTTACCTACCAGCTTGAGCAATCCGCGACGCGTAGAAAAATCCTTTGGATGGCGCTGCAAATGCTCCGTAAGGGCATTGATGCGATGCGTAAAAAGTGCAATTTGCACTTCTGCTCGGCCTGTGTCGTTTTCGTGCGTACCGTACTTGCGAATCAGCTCGCGTTTGTGTTCTGAACTAATCATGTGGTGGTCCCCTCTTTAGATTATACCATGCTAAAGAAGCAGACCTACATCCCTAAAAAAACCACGCCTTCAGAGACGCAGATCTCCAGGTGAGGTCTGAAGCACTTCAATACAACGCTGCCGATCCTGGAAAAGTTGCGCGCGCAAGGCCTCTATGGAGGCAAAGCGCTGCTCATCGC contains:
- the scpB gene encoding SMC-Scp complex subunit ScpB: MSFHEENQALMQAVEAVLFVADEPLSASQLVALWREAFDVSITEADVEAAIAALNATYEATGRVFRIYTWAGGYRLATIPSITPLLQLYKKPEKVKLTQPLLETLAIIAYRQPITKPEIDHLRGVDAEHALNRLQELELIQVVGRSDTIGRPLLYGTTQRFLEHFGLPSLQQLPPLPSIEALSADPQIRQEQLRALLDSLDGEHSGTL
- a CDS encoding segregation and condensation protein A, with the translated sequence MFRVRLAAFEGPLDLLLYFIRRDELDLFDIPIAQIADEFLAYVRLMEELDLDGVSDFLYMAAVLLEIKARWLLPRPVPEEAASPDVQEDPRQELVDRLLRYLQYKAAAERLATYAEERARHYTRGQAAAPTELMSLSPVPLAPVSVTALLEAVKALLARRTIVPMHAVRREVYSVELQQRYLMARLREADRWSFWELAKGHPRGWVIATFLAVLELARLGKLRIEMGEHVEDFTVKSVREDVLS
- a CDS encoding NAD-dependent epimerase/dehydratase family protein, coding for MEKILVTGGAGFIGSHVAEALLKQGHIVHILDNLSSGREENVPEGAVLHRLDVRDAAVFTLFAQERYTVLVHHAAQMDVRRSVADPKFDADVNIMGLLNLMEAGRQNGLRKVIFASTGGAIYGEPDYVPQDEDHPVRPLSPYGITKLASEKYLYFYEQQYGVSYVALRYANVYGPRQNPHGEAGVVAIFTQRMLEGRQPVINGSGEQTRDFVYVGDVVAANLAALAYEGSGVFNIGTGIETSINELFRLIRDLIDPAVPEVHGEAKPGEQQRSVLGYARAQAVLGWRPQVSLREGLQRTVAWFQARVAV
- a CDS encoding M16 family metallopeptidase → MRMHPFPVATAFQKTELPCGLRIVTETIPSVRSVAVGLWIDVGSRDERDEEAGISHFIEHMVFKGTERRRTHQIAQRIEYVGGYLNAFTTKEHTCYYVRVLDEHLARALDTLIDLVFRPRFPDREIEKEKEVILEEMKMYEDTPDEYIFDLFEAVIYGEHPLGRPIVGRAETVRAFNRAMLVDFMMRQYTPFRMVLAAAGNVVHERVVTLAARLLRDVALPAGDQRVRLPVPAYQPAKRLEQRAVQQAHVVLGGRGYDMHHPWRAALMVLNTLLGGGMSSRLNQNIRERYGYCYNIYSFVNLHSDTGDWGVYMATDPGRVERVVALVERELDRLVREPVGQRVLTQAKNQVKGSLMLGQENMSNRMMRLGRQELYFGRYYSLDEALAEVDAVNAALVQEVAKALFAAPLFSRVVLLPK
- the pnp gene encoding polyribonucleotide nucleotidyltransferase, with product MMMQATFHEIEFAPGKTLRLETGRLAKQANGAVVVRQGDTMVLCTAVLASEPRPGVDFFPLTVEYREKFAAGGKIPGGFIKREGRPSDKEILSSRLIDRAIRPLFPEGFLHEVQIICYVISADDRYDADVLAGTGASAALLLAGAPFDGPIAEVRVGRIDGQFVVNPTLKELEQSDMNLVVAGKEDAIVMVEGELKEVSEADVLEALEVAHEAIRKLCQGQRAFVEAYGHVEPFAYTPVVLPEALLERVRELAAPRLEAHLRAPYEKQEFYEGLERIGEETLTALLGTVDAEGQPVLAEATPEGWTADQIRKAVVQVTREVMRQLILREGRRIDGRGLEEIRPIWMEVGYLPRVHGSAIFTRGETQVLASVTLGTSKDVQLIDQIFVTGDKRFFLHYEFPPFCTGEVRPLRGPGRREVGHGYLAERALAAVLPDEASFPYTIRISADVLESNGSSSMASVCAGSLALMDAGVPVKKHVAGVAMGLIKEGDQVAVLTDILGTEDHLGDMDFKVAGTRDGITACQMDIKISGLTREILQQALEQARRGRLYILDLMEQTIEAPRPDLSPYAPRLTQITIDAGFIGAVIGPGGRVVQGIQRETNTTIEIEERDGVGVVTIAATNQENAQRAIERIKQIVAVPEVGAEYEGIVRSIQSFGAIVEIMPGKEGLLHISELDYGYVKDVHDYLKVGDKVRVKLIEIRDDGKLRLSRKAFLPPPEATAEAKNGEPEKTAAAARKEPASGGATRGGGRSGGVHGRGPGRGRGGHRR
- the rpsO gene encoding 30S ribosomal protein S15 → MISSEHKRELIRKYGTHENDTGRAEVQIALFTHRINALTEHLQRHPKDFSTRRGLLKLVGKRRRLLDYLMREDIARYRAIVEELGIRK